Proteins encoded together in one Xenopus laevis strain J_2021 chromosome 6L, Xenopus_laevis_v10.1, whole genome shotgun sequence window:
- the LOC108719511 gene encoding oocyte zinc finger protein XlCOF6-like: MPQICSLENGCIDGKRPCVGDDRYNVDPYEMMDTQKDKNMDLLCEGVTLLKNVSEVDPCVLRTINKSVVYQQSTQINSSVKPGGGDDTVKPFVCTKCERRFCSRRQLLTHKRIHTTRDFACSVCGKGFSERMILLAHQWLHNGEKPFTCTQCNRSFLWKRDLYKHQDVHQKERPHVCTTCGKRFKIKMTLIQHMRIHTKEKPFACSECGQYFRYKSNLHTHQQIHTGVKPHSCAECGKSFTQKGNFLGHCRIHTGEKRFGCSECGKRFQFRHHLLEHQYIHTGEKPFACSECDKSFRTKANLRSHHRIHTGEKPFECRECGKCFRIKTNLESHRLTHTGIKSFECSECGRQFSRKYRLIQHQLIHTGEKPFECATCRRRFSRKFTLNKHQLVHTGEKPYVCTECGMGYKDKRSLVAHVRTHTGEAGIPCTECSKTFRSEKNLNVHKLTHTGLKPFACKECGKSFLRKLHFESHMLNHGGVKPFECTECGKQFTRKQALHNHQLNHTGQKPFVCTECGLRYKSKTSLQNHLLCHTGEKPFACTECGRRFLLERTLNNHKLTHTGEQRFACGECGRRFCRKDALKKHQLIHTGEKPYVCSECGKNFKARSSLNTHLRLHTGENPYKCNECGKSFASEMTLRIHNLTHTGEKPFACEECGKCFSQKGNLNTHKRIHTGEKFPCQECGKCFSRKDSLLIHQRLHTGEKPFQCQECEESFSRRDLFLAHKKSHSREKPFQCKLCGKTFENQSYLKRHEKRLHSAESPNPFVKDLVEYQTES; this comes from the coding sequence AGAACGGCTGCATTGATGGGAAGAGACCTTGTGTTGGAGACGACAGATACAATGTAGATCCTTATGAAATGATGGACACTCAGAAGGATAAGAACATGGATTTATTGTGTGAAGGAGTAACTTTGTTAAAGAATGTGAGTGAAGTGGATCCTTGTGTGCTCAGAACTATCAATAAAAGTGTAGTGTATCAACAGAGCACACAAATAAACTCCAGTGTAAAACCTGGTGGTGGAGACGACACAGTGAAACCTTTTGTCTGCACAAAGTGTGAGAGGCGGTTTTGCAGCAGAAGACAACTTCTCACTCACAAACGTATCCACACCACTAGAGATTTTGCCTGTTCTGTCTGTGGGAAAGGATTCTCAGAGAGAATGATCCTCCTAGCGCATCAGTGGCTTCACaatggggagaaaccattcacctgcactCAGTGTAACAGAAGTTTTCTGTGGAAGAGAGACCTTTATAAGCATCAAGATGTCCACCAGAAAGAGAGACCGCATGTCTGCACTACGTGTGGAAAAAGATTTAAGATCAAAATGACTCTGATCCAGCACATGAGAATCCACACTAAGGAGAAACCTTTTGCCTGTTCAGAGTGTGGCCAGTATTTCCGCTACAAGTCAAACCTTCACACACATCAACAGATCCACACCGGGGTCAAACCGCATTCCTGTGCcgaatgtgggaaaagcttcaCCCAGAAGGGAAATTTTCTTGGACATTGTCgtattcacacaggagagaaacgcTTTGGCTGTTCCGAGTGCGGAAAAAGGTTCCAGTTCAGGCACCACCTCCTAGAGCACCAGTATAtccacacgggagagaaaccatttGCCTGTTCAGAGTGTGACAAGTCCTTCAGAACGAAAGCAAACCTTCGCAGTCACCACCGCATCCACACCGGAGAGAAACCGTTCGAGTGCCGAGAGTGTGGCAAATGTTTCCGGATAAAGACTAATCTTGAGTCACATCGACTAACCCACACCgggattaaatcatttgaatgcTCTGAGTGTGGGCGGCAGTTCAGTCGCAAGTACAGACTAATTCAGCACCAGTTAATTCACACCGGGGAGAAGCCGTTTGAATGTGCCACGTGCAGAAGGCGGTTTAGCCGTAAATTTACCCTTAATAAACACCAGTTGgttcacactggggagaaaccctATGTCTGTACTGAGTGTGGAATGGGCTACAAGGATAAAAGGAGTCTGGTTGCTCATGTTCGGACTCACACAGGAGAAGCAGGTATTCCTTGTACCGAATGTTCAAAGACTTTTCGATCAGAGAAAAACCTTAATGTCCacaagctgacgcacactgggctCAAGCCTTTTGCCTGTAAAGAGTGTGGGAAATCCTTCTTACGGAAGTTGCACTTCGAGAGTCACATGCTAAACCATGGAGGGGTAAAGCCCTTTGAATGTACCGAGTGTGGGAAACAGTTCACCCGCAAGCAGGCTCTCCACAATCACCAGTTAAATCACACCGGCCAGAAGCCCTTTGTCTGTACGGAGTGTGGGCTGAGATACAAGAGCAAGACAAGTCTTCAGAATCACCTTCTCtgtcacacaggggagaaaccatttgcgTGCACTGAGTGCGGAAGGAGATTCCTGCTGGAGAGAACCCTGAATAATCACAAGCTGACACACACTGGGGAACAACGCTTTGCCTGTGGAGAATGTGGGCGAAGATTCTGTCGTAAAGATGCCCTCAAAAAGCACCAATTAatccacacgggggagaaaccctATGTCTGCTCTGAGTGTGGGAAAAACTTTAAGGCCCGGAGCAGCCTCAATACTCATCTTCGGCTGCACACAGGAGAGAACCCCTATAAATGTAATGAGTGTGGCAAATCCTTTGCTTCTGAAATGACACTCCGTATTCACAACCtgactcacacaggggagaaaccctttgCCTGCGAGGAGTGCGGAAAATGCTTCTCACAGAAGGGAAACCTGAACACTCACAAGCGCATTCACACCGGGGAGAAGTTTCCTTGTCAAGAGTGTGGCAAATGCTTCTCCCGGAAAGATTCTCTCCTTATTCATCAGCGActtcacactggggagaaaccatttcaATGTCAGGAGTGTGAAGAATCATTTTCCCGAAGGGACCTCTTTCTGGCTCACAAGAAGTCCCACAGCAGGGAAAAGCCTTTTCAATGTAAGTTGTGTGGGAAAACCTTTGAGAATCAGAGTTACCTAAAGAGGCACGAGAAACGTCttcattcagccgaatccccaaaccctttcgtgaaagatttggttgaataccaaaccgaatcctaa
- the LOC121394833 gene encoding uncharacterized protein LOC121394833 isoform X5, which translates to MDTESSEKQSTGKDPIRKKNQCQGGRAGHPRKKYKYADRLQFLLPTLYARGHLRKKALPPGEKGAVFNGRPPPMSRTDPPSPAAPLPSTSLSLQTPPPSRKRSRLEGVEGTLVGMLRCLVDVLTKQNAESKVEDCPDLVFLKSMLPGMKLVPPERRAACKAEIFQRIVSYIPHQPLVPPVPSPLLITPTLHSLCQHPPLYLAGITPLPHTKGTLLLQARHQSTTQACNPFP; encoded by the exons ATGGACACTGAGAGCAGTGAGAAGCAAAGCACTGGAAAGGATCCCATCAGGAAGAAGAACCAATGCCAAGGAGGGAGAGCAGGTCACCCAAGgaagaaatataaatatgcagatagATTACAGTTCCTCCTGCCAACTTTATATGCAAGAGG CCATTTAAGGAAGAAGGCGCTTCCCCCAGGAGAGAAGGGAGCAGTTTTCAATGGCCGCCCCCCTCCCATGAGCAGAACTGATCCCCCATCCCCCGCTGCTCCCCTCCCATCAACTTCATTGTCTCTTCAGACTCCGCCTCCCAGTAGGAAACGCAGTCGCTTGGAGGGAGTTGAGGGAACACTTGTGGGAATGTTGCGTTGCCTTGTGGACGTTCtcacaaaacaaaatgcagagAGTAAAGTAGAAGATTGTCCGGATCTCGTTTTCCTTAAATCCATGCTGCCGGGTATGAAGTTGGTCCCACCAGAGAGACGCGCTGCATGTAAAGCTGAGATCTTCCAACGCATTGTCAGCTATATCCCACACCAACCTCTTGTACCCCCAGTACCATCCCCCCTCCTAATCACTCCTACCCTCCATTCCCTATGCCAACACCCCCCACTCTATTTGGCTGGTATAACTCCCCTCCCCCATACCAAGGGAACCCTCCTCCTACAGGCTCGGCACCAATCCACTACCCAGGCTTGTAACCcttttccttaa
- the LOC121394833 gene encoding uncharacterized protein LOC121394833 isoform X1 — MGFTAAPLAGGAGMDTESSEKQSTGKDPIRKKNQCQGGRAGHPRKKYKYADRLQFLLPTLYARGHLRKKALPPGEKGAVFNGRPPPMSRTDPPSPAAPLPSTSLSLQTPPPSRKRSRLEGVEGTLVGMLRCLVDVLTKQNAESKVEDCPDLVFLKSMLPGMKLVPPERRAACKAEIFQRIVSYIPHQPLVPPVPSPLLITPTLHSLCQHPPLYLAGITPLPHTKGTLLLQARHQSTTQACNPFP; from the exons ATGGGATTCACAGCAGCTCCACTTGCTGGTGGGG caGGGATGGACACTGAGAGCAGTGAGAAGCAAAGCACTGGAAAGGATCCCATCAGGAAGAAGAACCAATGCCAAGGAGGGAGAGCAGGTCACCCAAGgaagaaatataaatatgcagatagATTACAGTTCCTCCTGCCAACTTTATATGCAAGAGG CCATTTAAGGAAGAAGGCGCTTCCCCCAGGAGAGAAGGGAGCAGTTTTCAATGGCCGCCCCCCTCCCATGAGCAGAACTGATCCCCCATCCCCCGCTGCTCCCCTCCCATCAACTTCATTGTCTCTTCAGACTCCGCCTCCCAGTAGGAAACGCAGTCGCTTGGAGGGAGTTGAGGGAACACTTGTGGGAATGTTGCGTTGCCTTGTGGACGTTCtcacaaaacaaaatgcagagAGTAAAGTAGAAGATTGTCCGGATCTCGTTTTCCTTAAATCCATGCTGCCGGGTATGAAGTTGGTCCCACCAGAGAGACGCGCTGCATGTAAAGCTGAGATCTTCCAACGCATTGTCAGCTATATCCCACACCAACCTCTTGTACCCCCAGTACCATCCCCCCTCCTAATCACTCCTACCCTCCATTCCCTATGCCAACACCCCCCACTCTATTTGGCTGGTATAACTCCCCTCCCCCATACCAAGGGAACCCTCCTCCTACAGGCTCGGCACCAATCCACTACCCAGGCTTGTAACCcttttccttaa
- the LOC121394833 gene encoding uncharacterized protein LOC121394833 isoform X2, whose amino-acid sequence MGFTAAPLAGGGMDTESSEKQSTGKDPIRKKNQCQGGRAGHPRKKYKYADRLQFLLPTLYARGHLRKKALPPGEKGAVFNGRPPPMSRTDPPSPAAPLPSTSLSLQTPPPSRKRSRLEGVEGTLVGMLRCLVDVLTKQNAESKVEDCPDLVFLKSMLPGMKLVPPERRAACKAEIFQRIVSYIPHQPLVPPVPSPLLITPTLHSLCQHPPLYLAGITPLPHTKGTLLLQARHQSTTQACNPFP is encoded by the exons ATGGGATTCACAGCAGCTCCACTTGCTGGTGGGG GGATGGACACTGAGAGCAGTGAGAAGCAAAGCACTGGAAAGGATCCCATCAGGAAGAAGAACCAATGCCAAGGAGGGAGAGCAGGTCACCCAAGgaagaaatataaatatgcagatagATTACAGTTCCTCCTGCCAACTTTATATGCAAGAGG CCATTTAAGGAAGAAGGCGCTTCCCCCAGGAGAGAAGGGAGCAGTTTTCAATGGCCGCCCCCCTCCCATGAGCAGAACTGATCCCCCATCCCCCGCTGCTCCCCTCCCATCAACTTCATTGTCTCTTCAGACTCCGCCTCCCAGTAGGAAACGCAGTCGCTTGGAGGGAGTTGAGGGAACACTTGTGGGAATGTTGCGTTGCCTTGTGGACGTTCtcacaaaacaaaatgcagagAGTAAAGTAGAAGATTGTCCGGATCTCGTTTTCCTTAAATCCATGCTGCCGGGTATGAAGTTGGTCCCACCAGAGAGACGCGCTGCATGTAAAGCTGAGATCTTCCAACGCATTGTCAGCTATATCCCACACCAACCTCTTGTACCCCCAGTACCATCCCCCCTCCTAATCACTCCTACCCTCCATTCCCTATGCCAACACCCCCCACTCTATTTGGCTGGTATAACTCCCCTCCCCCATACCAAGGGAACCCTCCTCCTACAGGCTCGGCACCAATCCACTACCCAGGCTTGTAACCcttttccttaa
- the LOC121394833 gene encoding uncharacterized protein LOC121394833 isoform X4, with protein sequence MGPGMDTESSEKQSTGKDPIRKKNQCQGGRAGHPRKKYKYADRLQFLLPTLYARGHLRKKALPPGEKGAVFNGRPPPMSRTDPPSPAAPLPSTSLSLQTPPPSRKRSRLEGVEGTLVGMLRCLVDVLTKQNAESKVEDCPDLVFLKSMLPGMKLVPPERRAACKAEIFQRIVSYIPHQPLVPPVPSPLLITPTLHSLCQHPPLYLAGITPLPHTKGTLLLQARHQSTTQACNPFP encoded by the exons ATGGGCCCAG GGATGGACACTGAGAGCAGTGAGAAGCAAAGCACTGGAAAGGATCCCATCAGGAAGAAGAACCAATGCCAAGGAGGGAGAGCAGGTCACCCAAGgaagaaatataaatatgcagatagATTACAGTTCCTCCTGCCAACTTTATATGCAAGAGG CCATTTAAGGAAGAAGGCGCTTCCCCCAGGAGAGAAGGGAGCAGTTTTCAATGGCCGCCCCCCTCCCATGAGCAGAACTGATCCCCCATCCCCCGCTGCTCCCCTCCCATCAACTTCATTGTCTCTTCAGACTCCGCCTCCCAGTAGGAAACGCAGTCGCTTGGAGGGAGTTGAGGGAACACTTGTGGGAATGTTGCGTTGCCTTGTGGACGTTCtcacaaaacaaaatgcagagAGTAAAGTAGAAGATTGTCCGGATCTCGTTTTCCTTAAATCCATGCTGCCGGGTATGAAGTTGGTCCCACCAGAGAGACGCGCTGCATGTAAAGCTGAGATCTTCCAACGCATTGTCAGCTATATCCCACACCAACCTCTTGTACCCCCAGTACCATCCCCCCTCCTAATCACTCCTACCCTCCATTCCCTATGCCAACACCCCCCACTCTATTTGGCTGGTATAACTCCCCTCCCCCATACCAAGGGAACCCTCCTCCTACAGGCTCGGCACCAATCCACTACCCAGGCTTGTAACCcttttccttaa
- the LOC121394833 gene encoding uncharacterized protein LOC121394833 isoform X3 produces MGPAGMDTESSEKQSTGKDPIRKKNQCQGGRAGHPRKKYKYADRLQFLLPTLYARGHLRKKALPPGEKGAVFNGRPPPMSRTDPPSPAAPLPSTSLSLQTPPPSRKRSRLEGVEGTLVGMLRCLVDVLTKQNAESKVEDCPDLVFLKSMLPGMKLVPPERRAACKAEIFQRIVSYIPHQPLVPPVPSPLLITPTLHSLCQHPPLYLAGITPLPHTKGTLLLQARHQSTTQACNPFP; encoded by the exons ATGGGCCCAG caGGGATGGACACTGAGAGCAGTGAGAAGCAAAGCACTGGAAAGGATCCCATCAGGAAGAAGAACCAATGCCAAGGAGGGAGAGCAGGTCACCCAAGgaagaaatataaatatgcagatagATTACAGTTCCTCCTGCCAACTTTATATGCAAGAGG CCATTTAAGGAAGAAGGCGCTTCCCCCAGGAGAGAAGGGAGCAGTTTTCAATGGCCGCCCCCCTCCCATGAGCAGAACTGATCCCCCATCCCCCGCTGCTCCCCTCCCATCAACTTCATTGTCTCTTCAGACTCCGCCTCCCAGTAGGAAACGCAGTCGCTTGGAGGGAGTTGAGGGAACACTTGTGGGAATGTTGCGTTGCCTTGTGGACGTTCtcacaaaacaaaatgcagagAGTAAAGTAGAAGATTGTCCGGATCTCGTTTTCCTTAAATCCATGCTGCCGGGTATGAAGTTGGTCCCACCAGAGAGACGCGCTGCATGTAAAGCTGAGATCTTCCAACGCATTGTCAGCTATATCCCACACCAACCTCTTGTACCCCCAGTACCATCCCCCCTCCTAATCACTCCTACCCTCCATTCCCTATGCCAACACCCCCCACTCTATTTGGCTGGTATAACTCCCCTCCCCCATACCAAGGGAACCCTCCTCCTACAGGCTCGGCACCAATCCACTACCCAGGCTTGTAACCcttttccttaa